From Terriglobia bacterium, one genomic window encodes:
- a CDS encoding helix-turn-helix transcriptional regulator has product MSSLETQLSGADIARATKLQSGTLYPILLRLEQAKWLESRWEAGNPHDLGRPRRRYYRLTGLGARSARAAFRDVASSIGIGGLAWQ; this is encoded by the coding sequence ATGTCGTCTCTGGAAACCCAACTGTCCGGTGCTGATATTGCGCGCGCCACTAAACTACAGTCGGGAACCCTTTACCCCATCCTGCTACGCTTGGAGCAGGCAAAGTGGCTTGAAAGCCGCTGGGAGGCTGGTAACCCCCACGACCTGGGGAGGCCAAGGCGGCGATATTACAGGCTCACCGGCCTTGGCGCCAGAAGCGCCCGCGCGGCCTTCCGAGATGTAGCCTCTTCTATCGGGATCGGGGGACTTGCATGGCAGTGA